A window from Hemicordylus capensis ecotype Gifberg chromosome 2, rHemCap1.1.pri, whole genome shotgun sequence encodes these proteins:
- the LOC128343064 gene encoding zinc finger and SCAN domain-containing protein 31-like, with amino-acid sequence MCEVHQGSRMWKRLEEAANKGLHMMKSSESTRQFLTGKGFQPKCVKQEPEEGLPHHWETQCQEFLTTAQSPDSGWGNPQMSEDPMPWDDANTFLTSFEQVVSVCRLPRDKWVVLLLPALSGEAKQAFSSLGARDRGDYGKVKAAILQGQALMRERQRQHFRHFTYHEAEGPRGVWSQLQGLCRQWLKVEKHTKEQILEVLILEQFLIVLPPKMQSWVREHGPESCAQAVSLAEEFLLRQQESARCEKQEQDPPAEETANSSTEDKDLLDVWNRQLGRETKQQRGEFVSSQDDKPVCKEGSCFHQEGPEQVLPEQISLRRGKFLQYYKERLTYENHQGPGRELENNPAKNVARALCCLEDDVERDATKAQQRILHGEQQSKSVGIGGIVRKGSDILQSQIILMGEKPYKCADCGKSFRHRSNLTGHKKIHTGEKPYKCLECGKSFSRTSNLLAHERIHSGEKPFKCSHCGKRFSQSSSLLVHERVHTGEKPFKCSGCGKSFSRKWYLVAHERIHTGEKPYKCSDCGKSFYHSSSLLSHVRIHTGEKVQTAKKNIISSQALCRIRGPIIQERKESLKNSDCGESYRWLSGFLHPKPIHTTGGKSHKSLESEENISLGAELSTFSLH; translated from the exons ATGTGTGAAGTCCATCAAGGCTCCAGAATGTGGAAGAGGCTGGAAGAAGCAGCCAATAAAGGCCTGCATATGATGAAAAGCTCTGAGAGTACCAGGCAGTTTCTGACCGGAAAAGGCTTTCAACCCAAGTGTGTTAAACAGGAACCAGAGGAGGGGTTGCCCCATCACTGGGAAACTCAATGCCAAGAGTTTCTGACAACAGCACAGTCCCCTGACTCAGGATGGGGGAACCCTCAGATGTCCGAGGATCCCATGCCATGGGATGATGCAAATACATTTCTTACCTCTTTCGAGCAAGTCGTCTCAGTGTGTCGGTTGCCCAGAGACAAGTGGGtggtcctcctcctgcctgccctcaGTGGAGAAGCCAAGCAGGCCTTCAGCAGTCTGGGGGCCAGAGACAGGGGAGACTACGGGAAGGTGAAGGCCGCCATCTTGCAAGGGCAGGCCCTCATGAGGGAGAGACAGCGCCAGCACTTCCGGCATTTCACCTACCATGAAGCCGAAGGGCCCAGAGGGGTTTGGAGTCAACTCCAAGGACTTTGCCGTCAGTGGCTGAAAGTGGAGAAACACaccaaggagcagatcctggaggtgctgatcctggagcagttcctgattGTCCTGCCCCCCAAAATGCAGAGCTGGGTCAGGGAACATGGCCCTGAGTCGTGTGCCCAGGCGGTGTCCCTGGCAGAGGAATTTCTGTTGAGGCAGCAAGAGTCCGCCAGATGTGAAAAGCAG GAGCAGGATCCACCTGCGGAGGAGACTGCAAATTCTTCCACAGAAGACAAGGATCTGTTGGATGTTTGGAACAGACAGCTTGGAAGGGAAACCAAGCAGCAGAGGGGTGAATTTGTGAGCTCTCAAG ATGATAAGCCGGTCTGCAAGGAGGGGAGTTGTTTTCATCAGGAAGGACCTGAGCAAGTGCTGCCAGAACAAATATCTCTGAGGAGAGGCAAATTTCTCCAGTATTATAAGGAGAGACTAACATACGAGAATCATCAGGGACCAGGGAGAGAACTGGAGAACAACCCAGCAAAGAATGTGGCTAGAGCACTTTGTTGTCTGGAAGATGATGTTGAAAGAGATGCAACCAAAGCTCAGCAAAGAATCTTGCATGGTGAACAACAAAGCAAAAGTGTGGGCATTGGAGGAATTGTCAGAAAGGGTTCAGATATTCTTCAGTCTCAAATAATCCTCATGGGAGAGAAACCGTATAAATGTGCAGACTGCGGAAAAAGTTTCCGTCACAGGTCAAACCTTACAGGGCACAAgaaaatccacacaggagagaaaccgtacaAGTGCCTGGAGTGTGGGAAAAGTTTTAGTCGCACTTCAAATCTCCTGGCGCATGAACGAATCCATTCGGGTGAGAAGCCATTCAAGTGCTCTCATTGTGGGAAGAGGTTTAGTCAGAGTTCAAGCCTCTTAGTCCATgagagagtccacacaggagagaaaccatttaagtgTTCAGGCTGTGGGAAAAGTTTCAGCCGGAAATGGTATCTGGTGGCACatgagagaatccacacaggagagaagccatataaatgctcgGACTGTGGGAAAAGTTTTTATCACAGCTCAAGCCTTCTATCACATGTacgaatccacacaggagaaaaagtTCAGACTGCAAAGAAAAATATAATCTCAAGTCAAGCCTTATGTCGCATCAGAGGACCTATCATACAGGAGAGAAAAGAATCACTAAAAAATTCAGACTGTGGGGAAAGCTACCGTTGGCTTTCTGGTTTTCTTCACCCTAAACCAATCCACACAACAGGAGGAAAGTCCCATAAAAGTTTGGAAAGTGAGGAGAATATCAGTCTTGGCGCAGAACTCTCtaccttttctctgcactga